The Alphaproteobacteria bacterium CG11_big_fil_rev_8_21_14_0_20_39_49 DNA window ATATCATAATAATGACATTGTAAAACTTAGAAGTTACTATACCATTTCTTTAAGGCAAGCTGAACTAGGTGGTAACGACTTGCTTACTGTTTGTCTAAGTAAATATTCTGTTGATGATCTACATAGCTATATTTATAGTCTAAAGAGAAGAAAAATGCTCTTAGACATCGGAATGCCAAGTGCTGATGATTTGGGGTTTGTGTCTTTTGGTATCGGAGAAAATTCGTCTAAATTTAGAGAATTATTATTAGACGCTGAAAAATTTATAAGTAAAAATAAAAATGACAAATTTTAACGATTTACAAAAAAGACGAGATGAGATATTAGCCCTTTCAAAAGAATTTGGTGCGGAAAATATACGTGTTTTCGGCTCGGTCGCACGTGGTGAGGAAAAAGAAAACAGCGATGTTGATATTCTGGTATCCATGCAGAAAAACAGAAGTTACTTTGACTTAATAGCTTTCCAAAATAGTTTAGAGGATTTACTGCATACAAAAGTTGACGTATTATCGGATAGGGGGTTATATCACTCTATAAAGGAGCAGATATTAAATGAGGCAAAGCCAATATGAACAGGGATAAAGTTTATATTGAACATATAATCGAATGCATTGAAAAAGTTGAGGAGATGAGCCTTGAGGGAAAGGGGGCTTTTTTGGATAATTATAAAGTTAGAGACGTGATTCTTAGAAATTTGCAGGTTATGGCAGAGTCAACGCAAAGAATATCCCAAGATATGAAAGAGTCAAACCCTAACGTAAAATGGTCGCAAATTTCAGGATTTAGGAATGTCCTTGTTCATGAATATATGGGGCTGGATATGGAGCTTGTATGGGCGGTTATAGAAAATGATATACCGATTTTAAAAAAAACAATAAAGAATATAAGTAAGAAATTATGACAGAACAAACACAGGAACGACATATTTTAGCGGTTTTGGTTGATAATGAGGCAGGGGTCTTGGGACGGGTTGTAGGCTTGTTCTCGGGGCGTGGTTATAATATCGACAGCTTGACTGTGTCTGAAGTTAATAAGGAAAAAGGGCTTTCCCGTATTACAATAACTACATTTGCCGAGCAAAAGGTTGTTGACCATATCGTCACTCTTATTGAAAGGATAGTGCCTGTACATAAGGTTCATAATCTTACTGCCGACGGTGCTTTTGTTGAACGTACTTTGGCACTTGTAAAAGTTA harbors:
- a CDS encoding DUF86 domain-containing protein; the encoded protein is MNRDKVYIEHIIECIEKVEEMSLEGKGAFLDNYKVRDVILRNLQVMAESTQRISQDMKESNPNVKWSQISGFRNVLVHEYMGLDMELVWAVIENDIPILKKTIKNISKKL
- a CDS encoding acetolactate synthase small subunit; this translates as MTEQTQERHILAVLVDNEAGVLGRVVGLFSGRGYNIDSLTVSEVNKEKGLSRITITTFAEQKVVDHIVTLIERIVPVHKVHNLTADGAFVERTLALVKVKAIKDKRAEILHLADSFNAKEVDSTEKSFVFEISDNPSLVNEFLAAMKQYGILEFARTGITAIARGSEEF
- a CDS encoding DNA polymerase subunit beta, encoding MTNFNDLQKRRDEILALSKEFGAENIRVFGSVARGEEKENSDVDILVSMQKNRSYFDLIAFQNSLEDLLHTKVDVLSDRGLYHSIKEQILNEAKPI